Proteins co-encoded in one Malus sylvestris chromosome 7, drMalSylv7.2, whole genome shotgun sequence genomic window:
- the LOC126629745 gene encoding uncharacterized protein LOC126629745: MFKRITFILLVGLLAWAYQAARPPPPNICGSPGGPPVTAPRIRLRDGRFLAYKEHGVPKQVAKYKIIFVHPFGASRHDPVIATSVSPEVIEDLGVYIVSFDRPGYGESDPDTKRTAKSLAFDIEELGDQLELGSKFYVIGFSMGGQVIWKCLQYIPHRLAGAALIAPVINYWWPGLPANLSSYAYKKQAPHDQWALRAAHYIPWLTYWWNTQNFFPKHSVVSGKAENMFSRQDWEIIRNANVSGREKHKEHVTQQGEAESIFRDIIVGFGSWEFDPTDLKNPFVNNEGSVHLWQGDEDKLVPVELQRYIAEKLPWIHYHELPGSGHWLPAADGMSEVILKALLIKE, from the exons ATGTTTAAGAGGATCACATTCATCTTGTTGGTTGGATTGCTGGCATGGGCGTATCAGGCCGCCCGACCACCACCTCCGAACATCTGTGGTTCGCCTGGCGGTCCACCTGTCACAGCGCCTAGAATAAGGCTAAGGGATGGAAGATTTTTGGCCTACAAGGAACATGGTGTTCCAAAACAAGTGGCCAAGTATAAGATTATCTTTGTTCATCCCTTCGGTGCTTCCCGACATGATCCAGTCATTGCAACATCTGTCTCTCCG gaAGTTATTGAAGATTTAGGTGTGTACATTGTGTCTTTCGACAGACCAGGGTACGGTGAAAGTGATCCGGATACTAAGCGAACAGCGAAGAGCTTGGCGTTTGATATAGAGGAGCTTGGTGATCAGCTAGAACTCGGATCCAAATTTTATGTGATTGGATTCTCAATGGGAGGACAAGTCATTTGGAAGTGTCTTCAGTACATCCCTCATAG GCTAGCTGGAGCAGCACTGATCGCTCCGGTGATCAACTACTGGTGGCCAGGACTTCCTGCCAACCTGTCATCTTATGCCTATAAGAAGCAAGCTCCACATGATCAATGGGCGCTTCGAGCTGCTCACTATATACCTTGGTTAACCTACTGGTGGAACACTCAGAATTTCTTTCCTAAACACAGCGTTGTATCCGGGAAAGCAGAGAATATGTTTTCCCGCCAAGATTGGGAAATCATTAGGAATGCAAATGTTTCTGGAAGAGAAAAGCACAAG GAACATGTCACGCAGCAAGGAGAAGCTGAGTCCATCTTTCGCGACATCATAGTTGGATTTGGGAGCTGGGAATTTGATCCTACGGATCTGAAGAATCCTTTTGTCAACAACGAAGGCTCGGTCCATCTATGGCAGGGTGACGAAGATAAGCTTGTTCCAGTTGAGCTGCAACGCTATATTGCCGAAAAGCTTCCATGGATTCACTACCATGAGTTACCAGGTAGTGGACATTGGTTGCCCGCTGCCGATGGTATGAGTGAAGTCATCTTAAAGGCACTTCTAATTAAAGAGTAG